The following are encoded together in the Desulfovibrio desulfuricans DSM 642 genome:
- a CDS encoding TDT family transporter, with product MLQSVRNFFRAVPTPLAGLALGIASLGIGLEKSLPLHNFAQVLGALTSMTLILLLAGKFAMNPRLLLEELRHPVLGSILPTTSMALMLQSKSLSILDARAAQWLWLFAVALHLCLLLAFVAFRARQFSLHHMLPSWFVPFVGISVAAMTVPGPAYCQLAYGLMVFGMVNYAALLPVMLYRLIFSREIEDASKPTIAVLAAPASLSLVAYLSLEPTPSLLLCSLLLGVAVLMTSIIYVAFFKLLRLPFSPGFAAYTFPMAVGATALYKVSELLAAYPATLEYALQLKVLAVLEMIVATMVVAYVCWRYLIFYVRAWDTLLRAQRAAHA from the coding sequence ATGTTGCAAAGTGTTCGCAATTTCTTTCGCGCTGTTCCCACGCCCCTTGCGGGCTTGGCCCTTGGCATTGCCAGCCTGGGCATCGGGCTTGAAAAAAGCCTGCCGCTCCACAATTTTGCGCAGGTGCTTGGCGCGCTGACATCCATGACGCTGATCCTGCTGCTGGCAGGCAAATTTGCCATGAACCCAAGGCTGTTGCTCGAAGAACTGCGCCATCCCGTGCTTGGCAGCATTTTACCCACGACCTCAATGGCCCTGATGCTGCAATCCAAAAGCCTGAGCATTCTGGATGCGCGGGCGGCCCAGTGGCTCTGGCTGTTTGCCGTGGCCCTGCACCTCTGCCTTTTGCTGGCCTTTGTGGCCTTCCGGGCACGGCAGTTCAGCCTGCACCACATGCTGCCAAGCTGGTTTGTACCCTTTGTGGGTATCAGCGTGGCGGCCATGACGGTTCCCGGCCCGGCCTATTGCCAGCTTGCCTACGGGCTGATGGTTTTTGGCATGGTCAATTATGCGGCCCTGCTGCCTGTCATGTTGTACCGGCTCATATTTTCCCGAGAAATCGAGGATGCGTCCAAGCCCACCATCGCGGTGCTTGCCGCTCCTGCCAGCCTCTCGCTGGTGGCCTATCTGAGCCTTGAGCCAACCCCCTCCCTGCTCTTGTGCAGCCTGTTGCTCGGGGTGGCGGTGCTGATGACCAGCATTATCTATGTGGCCTTTTTCAAGCTGCTGCGTTTGCCCTTCAGCCCCGGCTTTGCGGCCTACACCTTCCCCATGGCGGTGGGGGCAACAGCGCTGTACAAGGTTTCCGAACTGCTGGCCGCGTACCCGGCAACGCTGGAGTACGCCCTGCAACTCAAGGTGCTGGCAGTGCTGGAAATGATTGTCGCCACCATGGTTGTAGCCTATGTGTGCTGGCGCTACCTGATCTTTTACGTTCGGGCCTGGGATACGCTGCTGCGCGCGCAAAGGGCGGCGCACGCCTGA